ATAGAATAGCGTTGTTCACCACCACACCGATAAGCATCACGATAGCCATGAGGGCAATCATCGAAAGTGCCTTGCCGGTAACGATAAGGGAAAGAATCACGCCGATAGCACCCATCGGGATTGTCGTCATAATGATGAACGGCTGGGCAAAGCTTTCAAGGAGTGCAATCAACAGAATGTAGGTGAGGATGATAGCCATCAAGATAGCCGTCTTGAATTCGTCCACCATGTCATTCTGCATGTCTGCGTTACCGCCAAAGCCAAACGAAATTCCTTCGGGAACTTGATCCTTCATTTCTGCGGCGAGCGCTCCGACCTTGCCCATGATTTCACCGGTGGTGTGGCCGGGGAGCAGGTTCATCGAAACGTCAACGCGTCTCATCTTGCGCTTGCGGTCAATACGGGTCGGGCCTGCACCGTCTTCGATAAAGAAGAGCTCGTTAGCGTTCACATAACCCTTGGGCGTCAAGATGGGAAGGTTTTCGATATCTGCGTGGCTTTGACGGTCTTTTTCCATCATACGCACGTACACGTCATATTCTTCACCGTCATCGGTATACTGGCCTGCTTCGTAACCGCTAACAGCAATGTAGTTGTAGGTGGCGACGGTCTTTAAGGTCACGCCGTAATCGGCGAGAGCCTGACGGTTCGGGAGAAGTCGAATTTCGGGCTTACCCGCTTCGTAGCTCATCTTCACGTCGACGACACCTTCGATGGTTTCCTTGATTTTATCCATCACGATTTCGGAAGCCTTCACCACGGAGTCTGCATGCAGACCGCTCACTTCGAGCACCACGTCGCCGGCAGAGTTGTTCTGCATTTCGGAGGCGGAGGTGGACTTGATGGAAATGAAGGCGTCAGGAATGTTTGCAAGGTAAGGACGCAAGGAGTCGACGATTTGGTCGGTACTGCGAGTACGGCCTTCCCAGTCCTTCAGGAGCTTTACGCGCATGGTAGCCTGGTTTACGGTCGTAAAACCGTTAGAACCACCCACGTTCATGCTGTAGTGCACAATTTCGGGAACACCCTTGACTCGCTCTTCGATAATACGTGCAACGCTGTCGGTGGTTTCGATGTTAGTACCCACAGGCATTTCGAGCTTCACCGAGATCATGCCCTGGTCCTGTTTCGGCATCACTTCGACGGTCAAGAAGTTCTTCGCGAGAACACCCACAAAGAAAATTCCAGCGCCAAGTGCAACGATCTGGAACAAGACGCCCGGAACAGAAAGGCAGAACGAAAGGGTCTTGAGGTACACAAAGCGAATTCCATTCAAGGCCTTGGGGAAGAGGGACAAAATTCGGTCGAGAATCGAGGGTTTTTCTTCGATAATGTTTCCGTTTTCGTCTTTCTTCTTGCCCTTGAACAAGTAGGCTGCCATGAGCGGTGTCAAGGTGAAAGTCACCAAGAGCGACACGAAGGTTGCAAACACCATGGTCAGACCGAACGTTCTAAAGAAGATACCGGCAATGGACTTCATGAAGGCAATCGGCACGAACACGCAAACGTTGGTGAGTGTCGAAGCCATGATGGCGACCATGATTTCACTGGTGCCTCGGTAGGCGGCTTCTTTCGGGTCAAGTCCAAGTTTTAATTTTTCGTTAATGTTTTCAAGCACCACGATAGAGTTTGTCACCAACAGGCCTACGGAACTCGACAGAGCCATGAGCGACATCATGTTGATGCCAAAGCCCGCAAAATACATAAGGGTAAATGCACCAATCACGGAAATCGGCATCGTAAGGGCCGCAATGAACATGGTCGAGAACTTGCCGAGGAACAAGAGCAAAAGTCCAGCCGTAAGGCCGATTGCGATAATGATATTCTGAATCACGTTATCGATAGCTTCGTTCACTGCTTCGGACTTGTCGTAAACCAGGTGAAGTTCGAATCCTTCGGGGAGTGTTTGCTGAATCTGGGCCATGCGCTTGAGCACACCTCTCGAAACTTCAACCACGTTAGCGTCGGAACGCTTCTTGATATCGAGTGAAACAGAGTTCGTTCCGTTGAAGCGAGAAGCAGAAGTAATCGATTCAATCGTGTCCTTGACGTCGGCGATTTCAGAAAGTTTGATCACGCCTGTTTGGGTCGGAATATCCAGGTCGCGCATTTCGTCGAGGCTGGTGAACTTACCTGCGGTACGCACGGTCGTGTTCTTGTGCTTGCCGATGACTTCACCGACCGGGTTGTTGACGTTAGCTTGTCCGAAAACTCCCATGATGGTCGCAATGTCTACATTGCGGTCAATCATTTTGTCCTTGTCAAGTTCAATGGAAATCTGGCGAGTGGTACCACCGAAAAGGTCAACGCTTGCCACGCCCGGAACAGAGGTGAACAGCGGTTCGATTTCGTCTTCCACCTTCTGGCGGAGTTCCGTGGAGTTCAGCGGACCGGTAAACGAAATGGACATGATGGCGGCACCGTTAATGTCCACCTTCGAAATAATCGGGGCCTGCACGGCATCCGGGAAGTCGGCTGCGGCAAGTTCAATCTTGGAACGCACGTCGTTTGCAGCCACGTCCACGTTGATACCCATGTTGAACATGGCAACCACGATACCGTAGTTTTCAAGGCATATCGACTGCACGTAGTCGATACCGTCCACCAGTTCCACCTGTTCTTCGATAGGCTTGATGATGGTCGTTTCGATTTCTTCGGGGTTTGCACCCGGATAGATGATGGTACCGGTGACCACGGGGACGTCGAATTTCGGCATCAGGTCCACCACCATCATGCTGTAGGTGTAGAGACCGAAAACCACCACGGTCAAAATGACCATGAGCATGGTTATCGGTTTATAGATACTGGCCTTAATCATTCAGAATCATCTCCTATTCAACGATCAGCACTTTGTCGCCGTCGTTCATCTTGGACTGGCCTTCGACAATCACGGTTTCGCCACCTTCAAGGCCTTCTGTAATCTGTACTTCGTTCTTGGTCTGCACGCCAAGCTTCACGATCTTGCGGAGGGCCTTGCCTTCGGCATCGACAGTCCAGATGACGTTAATGCCGTTGCGGTAAACGATTGCTTCGGCAG
Above is a genomic segment from Fibrobacter sp. UWB5 containing:
- a CDS encoding efflux RND transporter permease subunit gives rise to the protein MIKASIYKPITMLMVILTVVVFGLYTYSMMVVDLMPKFDVPVVTGTIIYPGANPEEIETTIIKPIEEQVELVDGIDYVQSICLENYGIVVAMFNMGINVDVAANDVRSKIELAAADFPDAVQAPIISKVDINGAAIMSISFTGPLNSTELRQKVEDEIEPLFTSVPGVASVDLFGGTTRQISIELDKDKMIDRNVDIATIMGVFGQANVNNPVGEVIGKHKNTTVRTAGKFTSLDEMRDLDIPTQTGVIKLSEIADVKDTIESITSASRFNGTNSVSLDIKKRSDANVVEVSRGVLKRMAQIQQTLPEGFELHLVYDKSEAVNEAIDNVIQNIIIAIGLTAGLLLLFLGKFSTMFIAALTMPISVIGAFTLMYFAGFGINMMSLMALSSSVGLLVTNSIVVLENINEKLKLGLDPKEAAYRGTSEIMVAIMASTLTNVCVFVPIAFMKSIAGIFFRTFGLTMVFATFVSLLVTFTLTPLMAAYLFKGKKKDENGNIIEEKPSILDRILSLFPKALNGIRFVYLKTLSFCLSVPGVLFQIVALGAGIFFVGVLAKNFLTVEVMPKQDQGMISVKLEMPVGTNIETTDSVARIIEERVKGVPEIVHYSMNVGGSNGFTTVNQATMRVKLLKDWEGRTRSTDQIVDSLRPYLANIPDAFISIKSTSASEMQNNSAGDVVLEVSGLHADSVVKASEIVMDKIKETIEGVVDVKMSYEAGKPEIRLLPNRQALADYGVTLKTVATYNYIAVSGYEAGQYTDDGEEYDVYVRMMEKDRQSHADIENLPILTPKGYVNANELFFIEDGAGPTRIDRKRKMRRVDVSMNLLPGHTTGEIMGKVGALAAEMKDQVPEGISFGFGGNADMQNDMVDEFKTAILMAIILTYILLIALLESFAQPFIIMTTIPMGAIGVILSLIVTGKALSMIALMAIVMLIGVVVNNAILLLDEANRLLRSGAMGRRSAIMTAGENKFQPIVLATFASVVAQLPLAFALGGNVAAMTQPMGIASVGGLIVSAILTMYLVPTFFWLPNAIFHKAKKKAGNIKKNFQRHKA